The DNA segment AAAAATACGGATTGCTGCTTCTTCTTCTCTCTGATCCCAACCGTCCCGGCCTTGATCACAAAGATAGTAAATCCTATCAGGAAAAAAGTGAAATGAGAGAAAAATCCAAGAACCGTACAGGAGACTAAGATCAAAAGATCCACTACCGTTTCCATTCTAAAGGAAAGAAATAGTACGAGCAGGAATGAAAAGGCGACTAATTCTCCCAACATATTCAGAGGAACTAGATAAGAGAACGGATTGATCGCAGCAATATAACAGAACAAATAATGATTCAGTTTCCAGCTCTCTCTTTCCATGATATATGCGCAAAGATGAATGCCTAAACTCAGGAAAAATGCTCCGAAAGAGAGATAAGCAGGTATATAATTCAAACCAAAGATCGATTTCCAAAAGGATAAGAGCAAAAATGGAAGAGGTTCTCTGAAGGAGAAAAATTTTCCGTCTTCTGAAAGAGAACGTAATTCCGCCAATGTTCGGAAACTTTCTCCGTTGGACGGGTCACCGTGCCAAGAATAGAGAAGGGTCAGAAGACCGGTGAGAAACAGCGTCGAGAGTGAAATGAGCGCGGGGTTTGCTTTTCTGTTTCTTTCCAAGTCCATGCGGCGGAATTCTTCTCCTACGGATTTCGGAGCTACGTTAAAAATTTAGGTGAAATTATACCAACACATTTTGAACTAAACTAAGAGGCATATTCCGAGGGCAAGAAGATGGAAAAAAAAGACCATATCCTTTACGATAAGACCGGAAATCCCAGCAAAGAGCCGGCTTGGATTTTCAGAACTTACGCGGGTCATACAAACGCAAAGGAGTCCAACGAACTCTTTAGAAAAAACCTGGCAAAGGGTCAAACAGGCCTTTCCATCGCCTTTGATCTTCCCACACAATGCGGTTATAGCTCAGATCACGCAATCGCAAGACCGGAAATCGGAAAAGTAGGAGTTCCAATCAACACATTGGAGGACTTCCGGATCCTATTCGATCAGATCCCGATCGAAGAAATGAACACTTCCATGACCATCAACGGGACATCCATGTGGCTTCTTTCCCTTTATGTGGCGTTAGCCGAAGAAAGAGGAGAAGACGTTTCCAAGCTACAAGGAACCACTCAAAACGACATAATCAAAGAATATCTGGCTCGCGGGACCTACATTTTCCCTCCGGAACATTCCATCCGTATCATCGTGGACATGTACGAATATTGTTTGAAAAGAATTCCGAAATGGAACCCATCCAATATTTGTTCTTACCATTTGCAAGAAGCGGGAGCAACTCCTGTGCAAGAACTGGCATTCGCACTCGCAACAGGAATGGCAATCCTAGACGCAGTGAAAGAAAGGAACTGTTTCACTCACGAAGAATTCGAGCAATGCGTCGGTAGGATCTCCTTCTTCGTAAACGCAGGTATCAGATTCATCGAAGAAATGTGTAAGATGCGCGCATTCTCCGATATGTGGGAAGAGATCACAAAAGGAATTTATCAAGTAAAAAGTGAGAAGTACCGCAGATTTCGCTACGGAGTCCAAGTAAACTCACTCGGATTAACGGAAGAACAACCTGAAAACAACGCATGGAGAATTTTGATCGAAGCTTTAGGAGTTACCTTAAGCAGAGACGCAAGATGCCGCGCACTCCAACTTCCTGCATGGAACGAGGCACTTTCACTTCCTCGTCCTTGGGACCAGCAATGGTCACTTCGTTTACAACAAGTACTTGCATATGAAACGGATCTTCTCGAATATCCGGATCTATTCGAAGGTTCCAGAGTCGTGGAAAGTAAAGTAAAAGATCTGATCGAGAACGCAAATAAAGAGATCCAAAAGATCAAAGAAATGGGCGGAGCAATCAAAGCGATCGAGAACGGGTACATGAAAGCCCAGCTCGTAAAATCCCAAGCGGAAAGACTCGCAAAGATCAATAACGACGAACTTATCATCGTAGGAAAGAACAAATGGAAAGAAGGGATCCCCTCCCCTCTTACCAACGATCCTGACGGAGGGATTTTCAAAGTAGATCCTAAATCCGCAGAACAAACTCTCAAAGTACTCTCCGATGTAAAAGCAAGAAGAGATGCGAAGAAGGTTGCGGAATCTCTAGCAAGATTAGAAGACGATGCTAAAAACGGAAAGAACCTAATGTTCGCTTCCGTAGAATGTGCTAAGGCTCTTGTGACTACTGGAGAATGGGCGGATACACTCAGAAAAATATTCGGAGAATATCGTCCATCCACCGGAGTAGAAGGACAAAAACTCAATTTGGAATCCGACAAAGTATCCAATGTCAGGAACAAAGTGGAGAAGTTCCAAAAAGCAACCGGAGCAAGACCTAAGATCGTAGTAGGCAAACCCGGGTTAGACGGCCATTCCAACGGTGCAGAAATGATCGCGGTATCCGCAAAACATGCGGGATTCGACGTGATCTATTCAGGCATCAGATTAACTCCGGAAGAAATCGTACAATCCGCAGTCGAAGAAAACGCAAATGTGATCGGAGTATCCATACTTTCCGGATCTCATGTGGAACTTGCAGAACAAATATTCGCAGAATTAAAACATTATAAAGCGGATATACCTGTGGTCTTCGGAGGGATTATTCCTCAACCTGATTTCGAAAAATTACATTCCATCGGAGTGAAGGCAATCTTCACTCCTAAAGATTATGATCTGATGGATGTAATGGATCGTATCATAGACATCGTAACCGAGAAAATTCCAGCTTCCGTTTAAGGCATGACCGTACGGTTTGCAGAAAAGGAACTCAAAGAACTGATCCAAGAAGCTTCTCAAGGGGAAAAATATCCTCTTGCGAAGCTGATCAGCGAACTGGAAAAACCGGATTCATTCGAATTTCGTAAAGTTCTATTCAAAGAATTAGAGAACTCAGGCTTTAACGGAAATAGATCCGTAACCATAGGGTTTACTGGAACTCCTGGAGCAGGAAAGTCCTCTCTATTAGGAGAGATCTCCACCAACTTCTTACAAACGGTCCCGGACAAAAAAATGGCAGTAGTCGCCATAGATCCATCTTCTCATATCAGTGGAGGTTCTTTACTTGGGGATAGAACCAGGCTTTCTCTACCGGTAAGAGAGAAGAGGATTTTTTTCAGATCCCAACCCAGCCAATTGGAATTGGGAGGTTTAAATCCTTATACCTATCATGTGATCCGATTGCTTCGTTGTTTTTTCGATTTTATATTCGTGGAAACAGTAGGGATCGGCCAAAACGAGATAGAAGTCTCCAAATTGGCGGATATTTCCTTCTTGGTCATGGTTCCTTTGGGAGGAGACCAGATCCAATTCATGAAAAGCGGGATCATGGAAGTCCCGGATGCATTCATATTAAACAAATGTGATGAAGAAAATCTTGCCAGAGCAAGTTATCATACTCTTTCCACTACTCTTGAGTTTTTACGTGATATTGTCCCAGGTGGGAGTATTCCACCCATTTTTCTGACCAGTGTAAAAACTAAAAAAGGGATCCAAGAACTTTTAGATTTTATTTTGAAAAGTAAACCTCATACTAAAAGATCTACGGAAACTAAAGTCCAGATCGAAAAATGGATCAAGACCGAGTATGGGAATTTCGGATTGAAGGCCCTATCTCAAACTCATTTCGACCCCAATGGCTCTTTCGAAGAAGTAGAAACTTCTGCTAAAACCGAAATCGAAAAAAGATATAAATAAAGGCGTTCATTCAGCTATGCTAGCAATTTTCAATTCCCTGTTTATCGGCATCGTATTCATTTCATCTTCTTTCACAAATCAGATCCTTTCCGGTTTTTCTAGGCACTTGGCTTGGGTAGGTTTTGGGTTAGGAATCGGTTTTTTGTCCTACTTTTTCCATAAGAACAGATGGAAAGACCAATCTATCAAAGATTTAATATCCCAGGTGATCATTTCCGCGTTAACCGGAATATACATTGCACTTTATTTTTTCTCGCCAACAGTCTATGGGACTTTGTTCAAAAACTTTAAAACTTTCTACATTCTCATTTTACTTTCTGTTTCTATTGGAGTTTCCTATAACAAAACAAAAAAGGTCAGGGATATCTGGAAAAACTTTTCCAAGTTAGGGCCTTTAACTTTATTCTTATTACTATTTACTATCCCAACTTCAGTAACTAGACTTTATTCGAGTGAAGACTCTCACGGAACTAAATTAATCCCCTTCAGTTTGGAAAAAGACGGAAATCTGGATCTTTCAGAATTTTTCATAAACCTCCCCGTCATTCCAGCGTCCGAGTGGACCCCGGACAAAGAAGTCTTAGATGTACCTTCTCAACTGCCCTCCGGTGATTATATAGAACATCCTTTCTTTCTCACTGTTTACGACGGAAAATTACTAAGTGCTTTTCCTTTATTACCAGGTTTGTACAATTCAATCGTTTATTTTTCCTTAAAATTGATCGGAGTAGAGATACGTACTCCTGATACGATCAATCTATCCAGCTCTGGCCCTAAAATGCACGCTATCGAAGATTTTATTTATCTAGAAAAGTTTTCTTCCTCTTTTCTTTTTGTGATCACTTCTATTTTACTTTTTAAAGCGATTTCCAAAACAGCCTCAGCGAGAACCTCACTTCTGATCACTCTACTTTATTCTTTTGGAACAACACATTTCTCGAATACTTCCCAAACTTTATGGCAACATGGATTCGTAGAATTCTTAACCGTCGCAAGCATCTTTCTTTTTCTCTCTAAAGATATTTTCGCCCCTGCTAAAACTTTTCTTCTTGGGATGATATTAGGATCTTTCTTTTTTGTAAGACCTCCTTCCATCATAATCGCAGGCCTTTTCGGTCCGGTATTTTTTTGGAGACTTCGTCATCTCTACATAAAAGAGAAGATTAAACTTCTTATTATCTCCGCTACAGGTATACTCATACCACTTTGCTCCCTAGGACTTCTGAATTATTTGGAATATGGGCATATAATGGGTGGATATTATCTCATGGAGAAATCTTTTGCACTATCCGGAATGCCCAACAGATTCATAGGAGATCTATGGGAAGGAGTCGGTGGACTATTGATCAGCCCCGGATTCGGTTTATTCGTATTCTCTCCTATCGTGTTACTATCCTTTTTAGGATTTTTTCTAATCAGAAAAAAAATCGGATTTTTGATACTACCTACTATACTCTCTACCCTTGTCTACCTATACATCTATGGAAAACATTTCATATGGTGGGGAGGGGTCTCTTATGCTACTAGATTCCTAAGCGATCTTATGCCTTTTTTTGCAGTCCTACTTCTGCCAGCAGTAACTATTTCTTATAAAAGGACTCTATTAAAAGTTCTACTTATATTATTCTCTATAATTTCCATTTGGGCACATACATCCGCAATGTATTCGGATGCTCCTTTTATAGAATGGCAAGCCTGCAAAAGATTGCCAATCCGCGAAAAAGCCTGGAGATGGGAAAGAGTCCCATATACAATGCCTTTCAAGTCTTATTATCCATATATAACAGGAAAACTTGATATAGAAATGATCCATGAATGCCAACTAGGAGCAGCCGCAGGATCGATAGAAAATAGGACAGCTTTCAAATTTAATAATAATTCGGTTCTATTAGGTACCGAAAAGATTGTACCGGATATAAATACATATTTCAGATCAGGGCATTATTGTGCTAAAATCTTTTCTGAAACCGAGAACGGCCAAAACTTTTCAGGTGAGACTCTTCAGATCTTAATTACTCAAAAAGATAAGATATTCCTGAGCCAAAGTTTGGACCCTGAATTTTTCAAAAATAATAAATCCGAAATTGAATTCGATATCACAAAATCGGGCAAAACTAAAATTTCAATTCTCAAAAAAGGGGAAAAACCCGTCATATTCGCAGGCCTGACTCTTATAAAAGGGAATTGCGAGTAATATTCGGAATGCCAAAGGAGAAGTGTAAATGACAAGTTCTTGGACAAAAAGCCGAATCGATTTTTTGAAAGATAAATTACTTAAAGCGAATACAACTATCGAGTCTTGGGATCCTTCTTTCTCAAATATACTGATTCCATGTTCTATTTTCCTGTTTGGTTTTTTTTATAATTTACATTTTGCTTTGATCGGATTTCAACCTTTAGATGGTTCAATCGTATTCGACGGCGGATGGAGGAT comes from the Leptospira dzoumogneensis genome and includes:
- a CDS encoding protein meaA, with the translated sequence MEKKDHILYDKTGNPSKEPAWIFRTYAGHTNAKESNELFRKNLAKGQTGLSIAFDLPTQCGYSSDHAIARPEIGKVGVPINTLEDFRILFDQIPIEEMNTSMTINGTSMWLLSLYVALAEERGEDVSKLQGTTQNDIIKEYLARGTYIFPPEHSIRIIVDMYEYCLKRIPKWNPSNICSYHLQEAGATPVQELAFALATGMAILDAVKERNCFTHEEFEQCVGRISFFVNAGIRFIEEMCKMRAFSDMWEEITKGIYQVKSEKYRRFRYGVQVNSLGLTEEQPENNAWRILIEALGVTLSRDARCRALQLPAWNEALSLPRPWDQQWSLRLQQVLAYETDLLEYPDLFEGSRVVESKVKDLIENANKEIQKIKEMGGAIKAIENGYMKAQLVKSQAERLAKINNDELIIVGKNKWKEGIPSPLTNDPDGGIFKVDPKSAEQTLKVLSDVKARRDAKKVAESLARLEDDAKNGKNLMFASVECAKALVTTGEWADTLRKIFGEYRPSTGVEGQKLNLESDKVSNVRNKVEKFQKATGARPKIVVGKPGLDGHSNGAEMIAVSAKHAGFDVIYSGIRLTPEEIVQSAVEENANVIGVSILSGSHVELAEQIFAELKHYKADIPVVFGGIIPQPDFEKLHSIGVKAIFTPKDYDLMDVMDRIIDIVTEKIPASV
- a CDS encoding protein kinase translates to MTVRFAEKELKELIQEASQGEKYPLAKLISELEKPDSFEFRKVLFKELENSGFNGNRSVTIGFTGTPGAGKSSLLGEISTNFLQTVPDKKMAVVAIDPSSHISGGSLLGDRTRLSLPVREKRIFFRSQPSQLELGGLNPYTYHVIRLLRCFFDFIFVETVGIGQNEIEVSKLADISFLVMVPLGGDQIQFMKSGIMEVPDAFILNKCDEENLARASYHTLSTTLEFLRDIVPGGSIPPIFLTSVKTKKGIQELLDFILKSKPHTKRSTETKVQIEKWIKTEYGNFGLKALSQTHFDPNGSFEEVETSAKTEIEKRYK
- a CDS encoding dolichyl-phosphate-mannose--protein mannosyltransferase, producing the protein MLAIFNSLFIGIVFISSSFTNQILSGFSRHLAWVGFGLGIGFLSYFFHKNRWKDQSIKDLISQVIISALTGIYIALYFFSPTVYGTLFKNFKTFYILILLSVSIGVSYNKTKKVRDIWKNFSKLGPLTLFLLLFTIPTSVTRLYSSEDSHGTKLIPFSLEKDGNLDLSEFFINLPVIPASEWTPDKEVLDVPSQLPSGDYIEHPFFLTVYDGKLLSAFPLLPGLYNSIVYFSLKLIGVEIRTPDTINLSSSGPKMHAIEDFIYLEKFSSSFLFVITSILLFKAISKTASARTSLLITLLYSFGTTHFSNTSQTLWQHGFVEFLTVASIFLFLSKDIFAPAKTFLLGMILGSFFFVRPPSIIIAGLFGPVFFWRLRHLYIKEKIKLLIISATGILIPLCSLGLLNYLEYGHIMGGYYLMEKSFALSGMPNRFIGDLWEGVGGLLISPGFGLFVFSPIVLLSFLGFFLIRKKIGFLILPTILSTLVYLYIYGKHFIWWGGVSYATRFLSDLMPFFAVLLLPAVTISYKRTLLKVLLILFSIISIWAHTSAMYSDAPFIEWQACKRLPIREKAWRWERVPYTMPFKSYYPYITGKLDIEMIHECQLGAAAGSIENRTAFKFNNNSVLLGTEKIVPDINTYFRSGHYCAKIFSETENGQNFSGETLQILITQKDKIFLSQSLDPEFFKNNKSEIEFDITKSGKTKISILKKGEKPVIFAGLTLIKGNCE